In Methanobacterium paludis, the following proteins share a genomic window:
- a CDS encoding Ig-like domain-containing protein yields MFGLALFLTIISVSAATWTVNPGENIQSVINNASSNDTIVVNDNNGSAYTYTGNLVVNKTLSLQAKQDGLVAIQATNSSKPVITINLLGNDTKIQGFTIKGATNSDGIYLNGTSGCNITKNSLTNNLYGIYLDTSLNSTISMNTIINNTNSGICLNDSSATVKFNRITGNSKYGLYNIGNGVVNATNNWWGTNKPIMSANNTSDICAAGDTVTYNPWLVLNMTADPGSTNGNSSVTVDLTHNNNGEDTSSSGNVPDDIPINFTTDVGIINSPVNTKNGKTNTIFNSGASTSGTVKITTSLDRQTVQTNVNIDKTAPTIVSSDPKNNEIEVPGNKVIKTTFSEPVKVGTNWIELADGNGTMVPITTSICGNVLTVTPAVFLTNGTRYILLIHTGSLKDLAGNNLAGYVTRFNTDSMAPVITGSDPVKNAMNVPINEIIKVTFNEPIKTGTNWIELVDGNGTMVPITTSICGNVLTVTPAVFLTNGTRYALLIHTGSVKDLAGNNVVGYVTSFDTDSMAPLVTGSDPVRNAVNVPINEIIKVTFNEPIKTGTDWIELMDDGNGAMVPITTSICGNVLTVTPAVFLTNGTIYALLIHTGSVKDLAGNNLAGYVTRFNTDGMAPLVTSSDPVKNAMNVPINKIIKVTFNEPIKTGTNWIELMDNSNRTMVPITTVIRSNTLTITPQNLLIDGRKYSVLIHTNSLKDLAGNNVAAYVTSFATGGIIDAAERVKTYIETNHCLPSSVTISGIQVNMPQFLQLSAKTVLNINNDVNTPIVLGNVGSAPNPAETMTNGIFNSTEYLNIANRVNSFMNSNGKAPNYATSSLGNMRYESLVYMYSQIMSSYNNNNVLPGFIKVNSWAVVSNSNTVFYSVDQVNDAASRVKAYVEVNHRLPNYVTMSGKQVTMPQFLQLSTTTLLNIEGNFDASTALQSYGSAPNPAETIKSKNMGQVEYVNIACNVQTFMDVFGKAPNYATSSLGNIRYESLVYTYSQLLNYYSLNNYLPENVAVDPWSVVSNSNTVFYSVDQVNDAADQVKVYVEVNHRLPNYVTISGKQVTMPQFLQLSNAELLNISGTLCTSFISRSYGTAPAPSETAKNGNINSTEYLDIANRVNSFMNSNGKAPNYATSSLGNIRYESLIYMNSQILGSYGSINGTLPDYITVNPWAIVSNLNTVFIGMDQVNNASGTVKSYVETNHQLPNCVTISGKQVTMPQFLQLLTTTMLNRESNLNTSIVLRIIGNATNSTEDITSGDIQYSEYIDIAKDAKKFMDSNGTAPNYAYQTSLGTHMGFASLVYMYSQIMNSYHTNNTLPDYVTVTPWIAVSNPNAIYNYQSNKIFNSIQAAIDDLDTLNSETIGLGIGTILENVIVNKELTIMSIPTVNVTVQAANPNLPVFTITTDGSGSIIQDLVIQGSTNNAGIYINNSFYNTISDDIISCNNNGIYVDNATDNQIADSNISNNTLNGIFIGTGSDNNTVAGNTLTNNGYGISINSSSNNTVSNNILSNNSLDGINLKNSSADINFNKIVANSRYGLYNTGNGTVNATNNWWGSNSLEISSNDPSDICIAGGTVNCDQWLVLNVTSSCDRSNTNGTCYKYIITADLTQNNQGKDTTSGDGPFSGSTLPDGIPISFNTTFGTINTPVSTKNGKSVAIISSSAAGLANVSTTLDNQTITIPVNITCVNVLGIYNTRTNEGFTTIQSAINSNDTLDWDTITLADGTYTENVVVYKTLTIKPVSGANVTVQAADPYNAVFTTIGSGSTIQNLNIIGAAGSYGILGYSNNLNITGNTISANNYGISLYNSNNNTISGNTVKNNWYGAIIFNSNNNTISRNNVTDNWYGVYSYNSSSTRMSENIITSNWYGIFINISNGTSLSGNTVKSNGFGMYLFNSTSTTISGNTVIDNEEGISYYKSNSSTISGNTITNNAIVDSSVTDTTGIIIQTNIWNCGPASLVTVMNNMGVNATQDELASLSGTDKSGTTMYGLVHAAQLKGLNATGMILPVDQLEQGNIILLTVDGLYHFSVIKNINGTTVYLADSAFGNINMTLDNFTAMYSGYVLIITNNSTNSTVNGTVLTNEQMQNIKGTWLEALAPAAPLVLIPGAGEVILVGIAGVVVGYAVYTYVIDPYLNSHKSTPSYSPHGYRTTVNAPRYTKRTPYYSRYPSKHKSGYVSPSKGYVSTKTVASIDLEYQRLYDKYLNKKSAELAKIYNTLNSGQKQEVIHVPHELKNLKSQGGSIKGPDGDKGEFILNLYKDSVKKINKGVAKCKAGDVVGGTADIALGIAGIHTANAYLISEILPEEVLLNLK; encoded by the coding sequence ATGTTTGGCTTAGCGCTGTTTTTAACCATAATCAGTGTATCTGCTGCTACATGGACCGTAAATCCTGGAGAGAATATTCAATCCGTTATAAACAATGCTTCTAGTAATGACACAATTGTCGTAAATGATAACAATGGATCTGCTTACACATACACTGGAAATCTAGTTGTAAACAAAACATTATCCTTACAAGCAAAACAAGATGGATTAGTGGCAATTCAAGCCACAAATTCGTCAAAACCAGTTATTACAATAAATTTACTTGGAAATGACACAAAAATTCAAGGATTCACAATTAAAGGAGCTACAAATTCAGATGGAATTTATTTGAATGGAACTTCAGGATGCAACATAACTAAGAACAGTTTAACTAATAATCTATATGGAATCTATCTTGATACTAGTTTAAACAGCACAATATCCATGAATACGATAATAAACAACACTAATTCTGGAATATGTCTCAATGACTCTTCGGCCACAGTTAAATTCAACAGAATAACTGGAAACAGTAAATATGGACTTTATAACATTGGTAATGGAGTGGTAAATGCAACAAACAATTGGTGGGGAACGAATAAACCAATAATGTCAGCTAACAACACCAGCGATATCTGTGCTGCTGGAGATACAGTTACTTACAATCCATGGCTTGTTTTAAATATGACTGCCGACCCTGGAAGTACTAATGGTAATTCTTCAGTTACAGTAGATTTAACCCATAATAACAATGGTGAGGATACATCTTCTTCAGGAAATGTTCCCGATGATATACCAATAAATTTCACCACAGACGTAGGCATAATAAACAGCCCTGTTAACACCAAAAATGGAAAAACCAACACAATATTTAACAGTGGAGCATCCACCTCAGGAACAGTAAAGATCACCACTTCACTGGACAGACAAACCGTGCAAACTAACGTCAACATAGACAAAACAGCCCCAACAATAGTTAGTAGTGATCCAAAAAATAATGAGATCGAGGTGCCAGGGAATAAGGTTATTAAGACTACTTTCAGTGAACCAGTAAAAGTAGGAACTAACTGGATAGAACTGGCGGATGGCAATGGGACAATGGTACCAATTACCACATCTATCTGTGGTAACGTTTTAACTGTAACACCAGCTGTTTTTTTAACCAATGGGACCAGATACATTTTACTCATACACACAGGCAGTCTTAAAGACTTGGCTGGTAACAATTTAGCTGGTTATGTAACACGTTTCAACACTGACAGCATGGCCCCAGTAATAACAGGTAGCGATCCTGTTAAAAACGCTATGAACGTACCTATCAACGAAATCATTAAAGTCACCTTCAATGAACCTATTAAAACTGGAACTAACTGGATAGAACTGGTGGATGGCAATGGGACAATGGTACCAATTACCACATCTATCTGTGGTAACGTTTTAACTGTAACGCCCGCTGTTTTTTTAACCAATGGGACCAGATACGCTTTACTCATACACACAGGCAGTGTAAAAGACTTGGCTGGTAACAACGTAGTTGGTTATGTAACGAGTTTCGACACTGACAGTATGGCTCCATTAGTAACAGGTAGCGATCCTGTTAGAAATGCTGTGAACGTACCTATCAATGAAATCATTAAAGTCACCTTCAATGAACCTATTAAAACTGGAACTGATTGGATAGAATTGATGGATGATGGCAATGGGGCAATGGTACCAATTACCACATCTATCTGTGGTAACGTGTTAACCGTAACGCCCGCTGTTTTTTTAACCAATGGGACCATATATGCTTTACTCATACACACAGGCAGTGTAAAAGACTTGGCTGGTAACAATTTAGCTGGTTATGTAACACGTTTCAACACCGACGGTATGGCTCCATTAGTAACCAGTAGCGATCCTGTTAAAAACGCTATGAATGTGCCTATCAACAAAATAATTAAAGTCACCTTCAATGAACCTATTAAAACTGGAACTAACTGGATAGAATTGATGGATAATAGCAATAGGACAATGGTACCAATTACTACAGTTATAAGGAGTAACACGTTAACCATAACACCTCAAAATCTTTTAATTGATGGAAGGAAGTATAGTGTTTTAATACACACTAACAGTCTTAAAGATTTGGCTGGCAACAATGTAGCGGCTTATGTGACCAGTTTTGCAACGGGCGGAATAATTGATGCAGCAGAACGCGTAAAAACATATATAGAAACAAATCATTGTCTCCCAAGCAGTGTTACTATTTCTGGAATCCAAGTGAATATGCCTCAATTCTTGCAATTATCAGCCAAAACGGTCTTAAATATCAACAATGATGTAAATACTCCGATCGTCCTTGGGAATGTTGGAAGTGCACCAAACCCTGCAGAAACCATGACCAATGGAATTTTTAATTCTACAGAATATTTGAACATTGCAAATCGTGTTAACTCTTTTATGAATTCCAATGGAAAAGCACCGAACTATGCTACAAGCAGTTTGGGAAACATGCGTTATGAATCACTAGTTTATATGTACTCACAAATAATGAGTTCTTATAACAATAACAATGTTTTACCGGGCTTTATTAAGGTGAACTCCTGGGCTGTTGTTTCAAATTCAAACACAGTATTTTACAGTGTGGATCAGGTGAATGATGCAGCAAGTAGAGTGAAGGCATATGTTGAGGTCAACCACAGACTTCCGAATTATGTGACTATGTCAGGAAAACAGGTGACCATGCCTCAATTTTTACAACTCTCAACCACAACACTATTAAACATTGAAGGCAATTTCGACGCATCAACTGCTCTTCAAAGTTATGGATCAGCTCCAAATCCTGCAGAAACAATTAAAAGCAAGAACATGGGGCAGGTAGAGTACGTAAATATTGCATGCAATGTTCAGACATTTATGGATGTCTTTGGAAAAGCGCCTAATTATGCTACAAGCAGCTTGGGAAACATACGTTACGAATCATTGGTTTACACATATTCTCAGCTTTTGAACTATTACAGTTTGAACAACTATCTGCCTGAAAATGTTGCAGTAGATCCATGGTCTGTTGTTTCAAATTCAAACACAGTATTTTACAGTGTGGATCAAGTGAATGATGCGGCAGATCAGGTGAAAGTTTATGTTGAGGTCAACCATAGACTTCCGAATTATGTGACTATTTCGGGGAAACAGGTGACCATGCCTCAGTTCTTACAACTCTCAAATGCAGAGCTATTGAATATTAGTGGAACTCTTTGCACATCATTTATTTCTAGAAGTTATGGAACTGCACCTGCTCCTTCAGAAACCGCTAAAAATGGAAATATTAATTCTACAGAATATCTCGACATTGCAAATCGTGTTAACTCTTTTATGAATTCTAATGGAAAAGCACCGAACTATGCAACAAGCAGCTTGGGAAACATACGCTATGAATCATTGATCTACATGAACTCACAAATACTGGGCTCTTACGGCAGTATTAACGGAACACTACCTGATTACATTACAGTTAATCCATGGGCAATTGTTTCCAATCTTAACACGGTATTTATAGGTATGGATCAAGTAAATAATGCCTCTGGAACAGTTAAATCTTATGTGGAAACGAACCACCAACTTCCAAATTGCGTGACAATCTCTGGAAAACAAGTGACCATGCCCCAATTCTTACAATTGTTAACAACGACAATGTTAAACAGGGAGAGTAATCTAAATACTTCGATTGTTCTTAGAATTATTGGAAATGCAACAAACTCCACAGAGGACATAACAAGCGGAGATATTCAATATTCAGAATATATTGACATTGCAAAAGATGCGAAAAAATTCATGGACTCCAATGGAACCGCACCAAATTACGCATACCAGACCAGTCTAGGAACTCACATGGGTTTTGCATCATTGGTCTACATGTACTCTCAAATCATGAATTCATACCATACCAACAATACTTTACCAGACTACGTTACTGTAACTCCATGGATAGCTGTTTCAAATCCAAATGCAATATATAATTACCAAAGTAATAAAATATTCAACAGTATACAAGCAGCTATAGACGATTTGGACACATTAAATAGTGAAACCATAGGGCTGGGAATAGGCACAATTTTAGAAAATGTCATTGTCAACAAAGAACTTACTATAATGTCAATTCCTACAGTAAATGTGACTGTTCAAGCTGCAAATCCCAATCTTCCTGTTTTTACCATAACCACCGATGGGAGCGGTTCGATCATACAGGATCTTGTTATACAAGGATCTACAAACAATGCGGGAATATACATCAACAACTCATTTTATAACACGATTTCAGACGATATAATATCCTGCAATAATAATGGAATATACGTCGATAACGCTACTGATAACCAGATTGCAGATAGCAACATATCAAATAATACGTTGAATGGTATTTTCATCGGTACAGGTTCTGATAACAACACGGTTGCTGGTAACACTTTGACAAACAATGGTTACGGAATCAGTATCAATAGCTCCAGTAACAACACAGTTTCCAATAATATACTATCAAACAACAGTTTGGATGGAATCAATCTCAAAAACTCTTCAGCGGATATCAATTTCAACAAAATTGTTGCAAACAGTAGATATGGGCTTTATAACACGGGTAATGGGACTGTAAATGCAACAAATAACTGGTGGGGTTCAAACAGTCTGGAAATATCTTCAAATGATCCGAGTGATATTTGTATAGCTGGGGGAACCGTGAACTGTGACCAGTGGCTTGTGCTTAATGTAACCAGTTCCTGTGACCGTTCAAACACTAACGGAACATGTTACAAATACATAATAACAGCAGATCTAACCCAAAACAACCAGGGAAAAGATACAACTAGTGGAGATGGTCCATTTTCTGGCAGTACTCTTCCAGATGGAATACCTATAAGTTTCAACACCACCTTTGGAACCATTAACACTCCAGTATCCACCAAAAACGGTAAATCTGTGGCAATAATTAGTAGTTCAGCAGCAGGATTAGCTAATGTTTCAACAACCTTGGATAATCAGACCATAACAATACCAGTTAACATAACATGTGTTAATGTGCTTGGAATATACAACACAAGAACCAATGAAGGATTTACCACCATACAATCTGCCATAAACAGCAATGACACCTTGGACTGGGATACTATAACATTGGCGGATGGTACTTACACTGAAAATGTTGTTGTTTATAAAACACTTACCATAAAGCCAGTTTCCGGGGCGAATGTGACTGTTCAGGCGGCAGATCCATACAATGCTGTTTTTACCACCATTGGAAGTGGTTCAACCATACAGAACCTCAACATAATTGGAGCTGCAGGTTCATATGGTATATTAGGTTATTCTAATAACCTCAACATCACTGGAAACACCATATCAGCTAATAACTATGGAATTAGTCTCTACAATTCAAATAACAACACAATATCCGGAAACACTGTCAAAAACAATTGGTATGGGGCTATTATCTTTAATTCAAATAACAACACAATATCCCGAAACAATGTAACAGACAACTGGTATGGAGTATATTCTTACAATTCAAGCAGCACAAGAATGTCTGAAAATATTATAACAAGTAACTGGTATGGAATATTCATCAATATATCAAATGGCACTTCACTATCTGGAAATACTGTAAAAAGCAATGGCTTTGGAATGTATCTCTTCAATTCAACCAGCACCACAATATCCGGAAACACTGTAATCGATAATGAAGAGGGAATTAGTTACTACAAGTCAAACAGCAGCACAATATCTGGAAATACTATAACAAATAATGCAATCGTTGATTCATCAGTGACAGACACCACTGGAATCATAATACAGACTAATATTTGGAATTGTGGACCTGCATCTCTCGTCACAGTCATGAATAACATGGGGGTCAATGCAACACAAGATGAACTTGCAAGTTTATCTGGAACAGATAAATCCGGAACTACCATGTACGGTTTGGTACATGCAGCACAACTTAAAGGTTTAAATGCAACTGGTATGATTTTACCAGTGGATCAGCTTGAACAGGGCAATATAATACTTTTAACTGTGGATGGGCTTTACCATTTCAGCGTTATAAAAAATATCAATGGCACAACTGTATATCTTGCAGATTCCGCATTTGGAAACATCAATATGACATTGGATAATTTCACAGCAATGTACAGTGGATATGTACTGATTATAACCAACAATTCAACTAACAGCACAGTTAACGGTACAGTGTTAACCAATGAGCAAATGCAGAACATCAAAGGAACGTGGCTTGAAGCTCTTGCACCTGCAGCACCATTAGTTTTGATACCTGGCGCAGGTGAAGTTATTTTGGTAGGAATAGCTGGTGTTGTAGTAGGATATGCAGTATATACTTATGTGATAGATCCTTATTTGAATAGTCATAAGTCTACTCCTAGTTATAGTCCTCATGGTTATAGAACTACTGTTAATGCCCCTAGATATACAAAAAGAACCCCATATTATAGTAGATATCCTAGTAAACATAAAAGCGGTTACGTATCTCCTAGTAAAGGTTATGTATCTACCAAAACTGTAGCATCAATTGACTTAGAATATCAGCGCCTTTATGACAAATATTTGAACAAAAAATCTGCTGAACTTGCTAAAATCTATAATACACTGAATTCCGGGCAGAAACAAGAAGTGATACATGTACCTCATGAACTTAAAAATTTAAAGTCTCAAGGAGGCTCTATAAAAGGACCAGATGGGGATAAAGGTGAATTTATATTGAATCTTTATAAGGATTCTGTGAAAAAAATTAATAAAGGGGTTGCTAAGTGTAAGGCAGGTGATGTTGTAGGTGGCACAGCAGATATCGCCTTAGGAATTGCAGGAATTCATACAGCCAATGCATATTTGATCAGTGAAATTTTGCCTGAAGAAGTCTTGCTTAACCTAAAATAA
- a CDS encoding tetratricopeptide repeat protein, whose amino-acid sequence MFIVTVFDSFKKNSLIKKAYNLTEQGKYQEALGCYNKILQTDLYYTNAWYGKGVVLGKLENYPESLECYDKALELDPNYFNVWYNKGYTFVKLEKYREALECYDKALELDPNYFGVWFNKGYALTELGEYLEALECYDEALELDPNYFGVWFNKGYALTELGEYSEAVKSYDTALGIDPSDATTWYNRGNILTKLKKYVEAIESYDKALEINPKFTYAWTGRGSALTELKKHLEAVESYDKALEIDPKHVLAWFNRGYSLAALGKYLEAVKSYDRALEIDPGDPITWFSKGYALAELGKYSDALESYDKALAIDPIDSIALYNKANIMLEIGKYPEALESFDKALEIDPDYVNAWNDKGETFTKLENYQEALKCYEKALKLDPNFEDALKARKDILETKKQ is encoded by the coding sequence GTGTTTATAGTTACTGTATTCGATAGTTTTAAGAAGAATTCACTGATTAAAAAAGCTTATAACTTAACTGAACAGGGCAAATATCAGGAAGCGTTAGGATGTTATAACAAAATTTTACAAACAGATTTATATTATACTAATGCTTGGTATGGTAAAGGTGTGGTTTTAGGAAAGCTTGAGAATTACCCGGAATCTTTGGAATGTTATGATAAGGCTTTAGAGTTGGATCCCAACTATTTTAATGTATGGTACAATAAAGGATACACATTTGTAAAGCTTGAAAAATATCGAGAAGCATTGGAATGTTATGATAAAGCTTTAGAGTTGGATCCCAACTATTTTGGTGTTTGGTTTAATAAGGGATATGCATTAACGGAGCTTGGAGAGTATTTGGAAGCATTGGAATGTTATGATGAAGCTTTAGAGTTGGATCCCAACTATTTTGGTGTTTGGTTTAATAAGGGATATGCATTAACGGAGCTTGGGGAATATTCAGAGGCAGTAAAGAGTTACGATACTGCTCTGGGAATTGATCCAAGTGATGCTACAACATGGTATAATAGAGGAAACATTCTTACAAAACTTAAGAAATATGTGGAAGCAATAGAAAGTTATGATAAGGCTTTAGAGATAAATCCAAAATTTACTTATGCATGGACTGGCAGAGGAAGTGCTCTTACAGAACTTAAGAAACATTTAGAAGCAGTAGAAAGTTATGATAAAGCTTTAGAGATAGATCCAAAGCATGTTTTAGCATGGTTTAATAGGGGATATTCTTTAGCTGCCCTTGGAAAGTATTTAGAAGCAGTAAAGAGTTATGATAGGGCTTTGGAAATTGATCCAGGTGATCCTATAACCTGGTTTAGCAAAGGTTATGCGTTAGCCGAGCTTGGAAAATATTCTGATGCATTAGAAAGTTATGATAAGGCGTTGGCAATTGATCCAATCGATTCTATAGCATTGTATAATAAAGCCAATATCATGCTAGAAATTGGCAAGTATCCTGAGGCATTGGAGTCTTTTGATAAAGCCTTAGAAATAGATCCAGATTATGTTAATGCATGGAATGACAAAGGAGAAACATTTACAAAACTCGAAAATTACCAAGAAGCTTTAAAATGTTACGAAAAAGCTTTAAAATTAGATCCTAATTTTGAAGATGCCTTAAAAGCCAGAAAAGATATTTTAGAAACTAAAAAGCAATAA
- a CDS encoding shikimate kinase has translation MKTTVRSPGSATVINAISMGCGSAFGIKLYVTAEIELKGSKSSGIICKADRDVDTTLMELCVKKVFQRFEGLKEVKELDFETEVTVKTSSTLPAASGLSSSSATSNAVVMATTQALIDEYQLSIDEIGINNFDIVNMAVDASLDAGVTITGAFDDASASFFGGLTITDNNKREILQRHVMEEQNILVYMPNRMSPTANSDVGRMKLLAPYVKIAFMEAMKGNIYHALTLNGILYCSALGFNPDIALDALDAGAIAAGLSGTGPSFVAVADNKNVDSVEDVWKSYPGRVIRTEIDNDGTMVICSG, from the coding sequence TTGAAGACAACAGTTCGATCTCCAGGCTCTGCTACAGTTATAAATGCAATATCAATGGGATGTGGCTCGGCCTTCGGTATAAAACTTTATGTTACGGCAGAAATTGAATTAAAAGGTTCAAAATCATCTGGAATAATATGCAAAGCTGATAGGGACGTTGACACAACCCTCATGGAGTTATGTGTAAAAAAGGTTTTTCAGAGGTTTGAAGGGTTGAAAGAAGTGAAAGAATTAGACTTTGAAACAGAAGTCACAGTTAAAACTAGTTCAACACTTCCTGCAGCATCAGGACTTTCAAGTAGCAGTGCAACCTCAAATGCAGTGGTAATGGCAACAACACAGGCCCTTATCGATGAATATCAGCTCAGCATAGATGAAATTGGTATAAATAATTTTGATATAGTGAATATGGCTGTAGATGCTTCATTGGATGCAGGGGTAACCATAACTGGCGCTTTTGATGATGCTAGTGCCTCTTTCTTTGGTGGACTTACAATTACCGACAACAACAAGAGGGAGATTTTGCAGAGACATGTGATGGAAGAGCAAAATATATTAGTGTATATGCCTAATAGAATGTCACCCACTGCAAATTCTGATGTGGGAAGGATGAAGCTCCTTGCCCCGTACGTTAAAATCGCATTTATGGAAGCCATGAAAGGCAATATTTACCACGCATTAACTCTTAATGGTATTCTTTATTGTTCAGCACTTGGATTTAATCCAGATATAGCGTTGGATGCATTGGATGCTGGTGCAATTGCAGCAGGACTTTCAGGTACGGGACCTTCATTTGTGGCAGTAGCAGACAATAAAAATGTTGACAGTGTTGAGGATGTATGGAAGTCTTATCCTGGAAGGGTAATAAGAACAGAAATAGACAATGATGGTACCATGGTGATTTGCAGTGGATAG
- a CDS encoding chorismate mutase: MDRAEALRLLQDSRNKIDEMDEEIISLIEKRTSLARDILDAKIVLGIKIEDKKREAYIHEKIKEIAREKKIDEVSLTRIMKILTDISKKEQQKMLRREKNG; this comes from the coding sequence GTGGATAGGGCAGAAGCTTTAAGACTACTTCAGGATTCAAGAAACAAAATAGATGAGATGGACGAAGAAATTATAAGTCTCATAGAGAAAAGAACATCCCTTGCAAGAGATATCTTAGATGCCAAAATTGTTCTGGGCATAAAGATTGAAGATAAAAAGAGAGAAGCATATATTCACGAAAAGATCAAAGAGATAGCAAGGGAAAAAAAAATTGACGAAGTCAGTCTTACCCGTATAATGAAAATATTAACTGATATCAGTAAAAAAGAACAACAAAAAATGTTAAGGAGGGAAAAAAATGGGTAA
- a CDS encoding 30S ribosomal protein S17e, producing the protein MGNIRTTFIKRTSKELIERYEGIFTTDFDQNKKLVEEYTTVSTKHLRNKIAGYVTRLVGQ; encoded by the coding sequence ATGGGTAACATAAGAACAACATTTATCAAGAGAACATCTAAGGAACTTATAGAAAGATACGAAGGTATATTCACCACAGATTTTGATCAAAACAAAAAATTAGTTGAAGAGTACACAACAGTCAGCACAAAACATTTAAGAAACAAAATAGCTGGATACGTAACTCGATTAGTGGGACAGTAA
- a CDS encoding aspartate kinase yields MEIIVAKFGGTSVGNGERIKKAAESVVKEYMAGKKVVVVVSAINKTTDNILKIVNDAIGESVTEKQLADIVSMGEITSVRVFSSTIESLGVKSEYIDPYMDNWPVITDNTYLNAKVNFKATEEKSNELLKLLDQGIIPVVCGFLGKDDNGNVTTLGRGGSDITAFLLGHCLKAEEVIIVTDVGGVMSTDPHKLRTAKKLDKISVEEMRDLATHGAQVLHPHALKYKDPNINAKIIGFENGDLSTIGTEIMGPAEDQMLKTSALNSKPISVIAVVGEEILTKKGILSELTDTLSDNNINIYGISTGQNSITLFIDKDIADKAHEVLHEVVVRNEHLSSISLGMEIAMITVTSPDFIDTPGIITKVTEPLRKNKINIVEISSSQTSVVVFVDWNDGKKAYELVRRVLK; encoded by the coding sequence ATGGAAATAATCGTGGCCAAATTCGGAGGAACATCCGTAGGAAATGGCGAGAGAATAAAAAAAGCAGCAGAATCCGTTGTAAAGGAGTACATGGCGGGTAAAAAGGTTGTTGTAGTGGTATCTGCCATAAACAAGACAACCGACAATATTCTGAAGATCGTGAACGATGCAATAGGAGAATCTGTAACAGAAAAACAGCTTGCTGATATAGTATCTATGGGTGAAATAACAAGTGTAAGGGTGTTCTCATCAACAATAGAATCTCTTGGTGTCAAATCCGAATATATTGATCCTTATATGGATAATTGGCCCGTTATTACCGATAACACTTATTTAAATGCAAAGGTCAATTTCAAAGCAACAGAAGAAAAATCAAATGAACTTCTGAAGTTACTTGACCAGGGAATTATCCCTGTGGTCTGCGGTTTCCTTGGGAAAGATGACAACGGTAATGTCACCACCCTTGGACGTGGCGGAAGTGATATAACAGCTTTTCTTTTAGGTCACTGCCTCAAAGCAGAGGAAGTTATCATTGTAACTGATGTTGGCGGCGTTATGTCAACTGATCCCCACAAACTCCGAACTGCAAAGAAGCTTGATAAAATATCCGTTGAGGAAATGAGAGACCTTGCAACCCACGGAGCGCAGGTATTACATCCTCATGCCCTTAAATATAAAGATCCCAATATCAACGCCAAAATAATCGGATTTGAGAATGGAGATCTCTCAACCATTGGAACTGAGATAATGGGTCCTGCTGAGGATCAGATGCTTAAGACATCTGCATTAAATTCAAAGCCAATATCCGTTATAGCCGTGGTTGGAGAAGAGATTTTAACTAAAAAAGGTATACTCTCAGAACTTACAGATACACTCTCAGACAATAATATAAATATTTACGGTATATCTACAGGACAAAACTCTATAACACTTTTTATAGATAAAGATATTGCAGATAAAGCCCATGAAGTCCTCCATGAAGTTGTGGTGAGAAATGAACATTTAAGTTCTATTTCACTGGGCATGGAGATAGCAATGATAACAGTTACAAGCCCGGACTTCATAGACACTCCTGGAATAATAACAAAAGTAACAGAACCACTGCGTAAGAATAAAATTAACATAGTTGAGATATCTTCAAGTCAAACATCTGTTGTTGTTTTTGTGGACTGGAATGATGGTAAGAAAGCTTATGAACTTGTAAGGAGAGTCTTAAAATGA